One segment of Actinomyces sp. 432 DNA contains the following:
- a CDS encoding DNA gyrase/topoisomerase IV subunit A, protein MPKSAPPTPPPADHLIVEQDLPTEMRSSFLEYAYSVIYARALPDARDGLKPVQRRILFQMDRMGLRPDRPHVKSSRVVGDVMGRLHPHGDVAIYEALVRLAQPFTMRLPLVDGHGNFGSLDDGPAAPRYTEARLAAPALALTADIDEDTVDFAPNYDYTLTEPEVLPAAFPNLLVNGASGIAVGMATNMPPHNLTEVVAAARHLLAHPDATLEELMAFVPGPDLPAGGMIVGLDGIREAYRTGRGKFSTRATARIENITARKKGIVVTELPYLVGPEKVIARIKETVASKKLQGITDVADLTDRKHGTRLVIGVKNGYNPEAVLAQLYRYTPLEDSFGINNVCLVDGQPRTLGLRELLDVFVRHRLTVVERRTRFRLGRRRERQHLVEGLLIAIVDIDEVIQVIRSSEDAATARRRLMQVFDLSEPQANYILELQLRRLTKFSVIELEKERDELAAEIAELEAILNDESLLRATVSRELAAVAEEFGTPRRTVLLEAAGTSAGALSGGVGAPGGAGAGASQAMRQAAAVSLAAGAGEVPLTVPDDPCRVLLSATGLVARVGGAEPVPRSGGRQRHDALVSQVATTARGHVGAVTDAGRLVRMEVLSTPEVPRLEGAPSLAGGQPARLLADIEPDERIVGLVPIGSPGDDSATPIVLATAGGVIKRVKPGSEPKQGDAWEVISLADGDRVVFAGVAADSDMLALVTSDARLLRFEAARVRPQGRGAGGMAGVSLHEGARVVAGAAVPTDLLAEAVVVTVADGAGALPGTGSGSVKVTPLDRYPAKGRATGGVRAQRFLRGEDELALAWVGVGPARAVGSRGQPVDLPAPDERRDASGIPLTAPIAGIG, encoded by the coding sequence ATGCCGAAGTCCGCCCCGCCGACGCCGCCGCCCGCCGACCATCTCATCGTGGAGCAGGACCTGCCCACGGAGATGCGCAGCTCCTTCCTGGAGTACGCCTACTCGGTCATCTACGCAAGGGCCCTGCCGGATGCCCGGGACGGCCTGAAGCCGGTGCAGCGGCGCATCCTGTTCCAGATGGACCGTATGGGGCTGCGCCCGGACCGGCCGCATGTGAAGTCCTCCCGCGTGGTGGGCGACGTCATGGGTCGGCTGCACCCGCACGGGGATGTCGCCATCTATGAAGCACTGGTGCGGCTGGCGCAGCCCTTCACCATGCGGCTGCCGCTGGTGGACGGCCACGGCAACTTCGGTTCCCTGGACGACGGCCCGGCCGCCCCCCGCTACACCGAGGCGAGGCTGGCCGCCCCCGCCCTGGCGCTGACGGCGGACATCGACGAGGACACGGTCGACTTCGCCCCCAACTACGACTACACGCTCACCGAGCCGGAGGTGCTGCCGGCGGCATTCCCGAATCTGCTGGTCAATGGCGCCTCGGGCATCGCGGTGGGCATGGCGACGAATATGCCGCCGCACAATCTCACCGAGGTGGTGGCGGCGGCCCGGCACCTGCTGGCGCACCCGGATGCCACCCTGGAGGAGCTGATGGCCTTCGTGCCCGGGCCGGACCTGCCCGCCGGCGGCATGATCGTGGGTCTGGATGGGATCCGGGAGGCCTACCGCACCGGGCGCGGGAAGTTCTCCACGCGCGCCACCGCCCGCATTGAGAACATCACCGCCCGCAAGAAGGGCATTGTGGTGACTGAGCTGCCCTACTTGGTGGGTCCGGAGAAGGTTATCGCCCGCATCAAGGAGACCGTGGCGTCCAAGAAGCTGCAGGGCATCACCGACGTCGCGGACCTGACCGACCGCAAGCACGGCACCCGCCTGGTGATCGGGGTCAAGAACGGCTATAACCCAGAGGCGGTGCTGGCGCAGCTGTACCGGTACACGCCGCTGGAGGACTCCTTCGGCATCAACAACGTGTGCCTGGTGGACGGCCAGCCGCGCACACTCGGCCTGCGCGAGCTGCTGGACGTATTCGTCCGCCACCGCCTGACGGTGGTGGAGCGGCGCACCCGCTTCCGCCTGGGCAGGCGGCGCGAGCGCCAGCACCTGGTGGAGGGGCTGCTGATTGCGATCGTCGACATCGACGAGGTCATTCAGGTGATTCGCTCCAGCGAGGACGCGGCCACGGCCCGCCGGCGCCTGATGCAGGTGTTCGACCTGTCCGAGCCGCAGGCCAACTACATCCTGGAGCTGCAGCTGCGGCGCCTGACCAAGTTCTCCGTGATCGAGCTGGAGAAGGAACGGGACGAGCTGGCTGCCGAGATCGCCGAGCTGGAGGCGATCCTGAATGACGAGTCGCTGCTGCGGGCCACGGTGTCCCGCGAGCTGGCTGCGGTGGCGGAGGAGTTCGGCACGCCGCGGCGCACGGTGCTGCTGGAGGCGGCGGGGACGAGCGCCGGGGCGCTCAGCGGCGGCGTGGGCGCACCCGGCGGCGCCGGTGCCGGCGCCTCGCAGGCCATGCGGCAGGCCGCGGCGGTCAGTCTGGCGGCCGGGGCCGGCGAGGTACCGCTGACGGTGCCGGATGACCCGTGCCGGGTGCTGCTGTCCGCCACCGGACTGGTGGCCCGCGTGGGCGGGGCCGAGCCGGTGCCGCGCTCGGGTGGCCGCCAGCGCCATGACGCGCTCGTCTCCCAGGTGGCGACGACGGCGCGCGGGCACGTCGGCGCGGTCACCGATGCGGGTCGGCTGGTGCGCATGGAGGTGCTGTCCACCCCGGAGGTGCCGCGCTTGGAGGGGGCGCCGTCACTGGCCGGCGGGCAGCCCGCACGGCTGCTGGCGGACATCGAGCCGGACGAGCGGATTGTGGGCCTGGTGCCCATCGGCTCCCCCGGCGATGACTCCGCCACCCCGATTGTGCTGGCCACCGCCGGCGGGGTCATTAAGCGCGTCAAGCCGGGCAGCGAGCCCAAGCAAGGCGATGCCTGGGAGGTCATCTCCCTGGCCGACGGCGACCGGGTGGTCTTCGCCGGGGTGGCCGCGGACTCCGACATGCTGGCGCTGGTCACCTCCGACGCCCGGCTGCTGCGCTTCGAGGCGGCCAGGGTGCGTCCGCAGGGACGCGGCGCCGGCGGCATGGCGGGGGTGTCCCTGCACGAGGGAGCGCGCGTAGTGGCCGGGGCGGCGGTACCCACCGACCTGCTGGCGGAGGCCGTGGTGGTCACGGTCGCGGATGGTGCGGGAGCACTGCCCGGGACCGGCTCGGGCAGTGTCAAGGTCACCCCGCTGGACCGCTATCCGGCCAAGGGCAGGGCGACCGGGGGCGTGCGCGCGCAACGCTTCCTGCGCGGCGAGGACGAGCTGGCGCTTGCCTGGGTGGGGGTCGGCCCTGCCCGTGCCGTGGGCAGCAGGGGCCAGCCGGTCGACCTGCCGGCCCCCGACGAGCGCCGCGACGCCTCCGGCATTCCCCTGACGGCTCCCATCGCCGGCATCGGCTAG